One genomic window of Sphingobacterium oryzagri includes the following:
- a CDS encoding SusC/RagA family TonB-linked outer membrane protein: protein MKQKLLSILFVLTCVVGVSFAQNRQVSGKVTSATDGSPISGVSITVVGGSTGTQTDGAGNFSLQASGSSELNFSYVGYLSQRVAVGGRSTVNVQLVSNDASLEEVVITGYTQISKEKSIGAVSSIGGEKLEDIPMASFTQRLQGLAPGVNVLSGTGQPGTNAAVRIRGVNSISGSTAPLYVVDGIPIDEATFSTMNPNDFENISILKDASTTALYGSRGGNGVVVITTKRGKVGGLRLNYSYQGGVDVRTTGNFEMMNTSQLLALQEQGRAGAGWTLSPNNTNSSLSPERRAQVRDSISQINTRWDELFLRNGKFQSHEVSASGGNEETKFFTSFNYYSQEGIAVRSGLDRYTMRLNADHQSGRVKLGVQSNVGWSKSNFIESEAAVALANPFAAAYLAFPWENPFSTDGRIITQNNTTNGFSPFNPFTSRYGVLMDSRLGSNALDRLDNTTLKTDQLKGTVGANFAYDIYDGLAFKTNLGLDYRQTVQERSIYPGSHAGVAVQQGNQGSYNNNVFRRLNLIATSGFDYHKSFGEHTIAANALFETIRRRDSEFFYTGYGINPKLLNTPAGITGGTNTNGMIPSVGGGKTEFGINSYIGLVNYSYADKYTVQGTFRRDGSSKLPVINRWQSFYSIGGNWNAKKEDFLADVSFLDQLNVRLSYGQTATGQNQSNFGYLPTYGNVSYAGVAGIAPATPGNPDYNWEYTSVFNLGVDFGFWNNRIKGSVDVYNSKTNNLFIDQQLSRTSGFGSLAINAGNLQNKGIEFGITADVIATSTFVWSLNANIAYNKNEITSLGQEDEYPQGTSIVRVGLPIGSHYAVGYAGVDPQTGDPLYYNRNEDTKEMDGTTTNVFDNAGQSVAQWGTSVPPTTGGFGTSLRYKGLSFSTLFAFFKDQSLFNNESFFLASTSNFSAYNQQTRMADAWQQPGDVTNIARLGSQRQFSSFDIEDASFLRLRNITVRYDLPTSWFAGTNYIKGVGIFAMGQNLATWTKWTGFDPENSINIYNFRYPAPRNYSFGIDVRF, encoded by the coding sequence ATGAAACAAAAATTACTCAGTATTCTTTTCGTGCTGACCTGCGTGGTAGGGGTTTCGTTCGCGCAAAATCGGCAAGTAAGTGGGAAAGTTACTTCCGCGACGGATGGATCGCCCATTAGCGGTGTATCTATCACAGTAGTAGGCGGTTCTACAGGTACCCAGACCGATGGCGCCGGAAATTTTTCGCTGCAGGCATCGGGTAGCAGCGAGCTAAACTTCTCGTATGTAGGCTACCTGTCGCAGCGCGTGGCTGTTGGTGGCCGGTCTACCGTGAATGTTCAACTCGTCTCTAACGACGCTTCCCTTGAGGAAGTGGTAATTACCGGTTATACCCAAATTTCGAAAGAAAAAAGTATCGGTGCTGTCTCTTCTATCGGAGGAGAGAAACTTGAGGACATACCGATGGCTTCTTTTACGCAGCGTCTACAAGGTTTGGCGCCGGGTGTAAACGTGCTTTCAGGAACGGGGCAACCAGGCACTAATGCGGCTGTTCGGATTCGCGGTGTAAACTCTATTTCTGGGTCGACTGCACCATTGTACGTAGTAGATGGTATTCCAATCGATGAGGCGACCTTCTCTACGATGAATCCTAACGATTTCGAAAATATCAGTATTTTGAAAGATGCTTCCACAACTGCACTCTATGGTTCACGTGGGGGAAATGGTGTGGTGGTTATTACGACCAAGAGAGGAAAAGTAGGCGGCCTTCGTTTAAATTATAGCTATCAAGGTGGTGTTGACGTGCGTACTACGGGTAATTTCGAAATGATGAACACCAGTCAGCTTTTGGCTTTGCAGGAGCAGGGAAGAGCAGGAGCCGGCTGGACGCTGTCTCCAAATAATACGAATTCTTCACTATCCCCAGAAAGAAGAGCGCAGGTTCGTGATTCGATCTCTCAGATCAATACGCGTTGGGATGAGCTTTTCTTGCGTAACGGTAAATTCCAGTCGCATGAAGTTTCTGCATCGGGAGGTAATGAGGAAACTAAATTCTTTACTAGTTTCAACTACTACTCGCAAGAAGGTATTGCAGTTCGTTCCGGATTGGATCGTTACACGATGCGTTTGAACGCTGATCACCAATCAGGAAGAGTGAAGTTAGGTGTACAGAGTAATGTCGGTTGGTCAAAATCCAATTTTATTGAATCTGAAGCAGCGGTCGCCTTGGCAAATCCATTCGCAGCTGCATATTTGGCCTTTCCTTGGGAGAATCCATTTAGTACGGACGGACGTATTATTACGCAAAACAACACTACAAATGGATTTAGTCCTTTCAACCCATTCACAAGTCGGTACGGCGTGTTGATGGATAGTCGTTTGGGTTCTAACGCGTTAGATCGCTTGGATAATACGACGTTGAAAACTGATCAATTGAAAGGTACAGTAGGAGCCAATTTTGCGTACGATATTTACGACGGTTTAGCCTTCAAGACCAATTTAGGTTTGGATTACCGTCAAACCGTACAGGAACGCAGCATCTACCCAGGCTCGCATGCGGGGGTTGCTGTGCAGCAGGGAAATCAAGGATCCTACAACAACAATGTTTTTAGACGATTAAATCTTATTGCAACTTCAGGTTTCGACTATCATAAGTCATTTGGTGAGCATACTATCGCCGCCAACGCGCTCTTTGAGACTATTCGAAGAAGAGATTCTGAATTCTTCTACACGGGTTATGGCATCAACCCTAAGCTGTTGAACACTCCTGCGGGTATCACGGGTGGTACGAACACCAATGGTATGATCCCTTCGGTAGGTGGAGGTAAAACAGAGTTTGGGATAAATTCTTACATCGGATTGGTCAACTACAGTTATGCGGACAAGTATACTGTACAAGGAACTTTCCGTCGTGACGGATCTTCGAAACTTCCTGTTATTAACCGTTGGCAGAGCTTCTATTCGATTGGTGGTAACTGGAATGCGAAAAAAGAAGATTTCTTAGCAGATGTCTCATTCCTCGATCAACTGAATGTTCGCTTGAGTTATGGCCAAACGGCAACTGGACAAAACCAAAGCAACTTTGGTTACCTGCCAACTTACGGAAATGTTTCGTATGCTGGTGTGGCTGGTATTGCTCCAGCTACGCCTGGTAATCCAGATTACAATTGGGAATATACATCTGTCTTTAACCTAGGTGTGGATTTTGGTTTTTGGAACAATCGCATAAAAGGATCGGTTGACGTTTATAATAGTAAAACAAATAATCTCTTTATTGATCAACAACTATCTAGAACTTCAGGATTTGGATCTTTAGCTATTAATGCAGGAAATCTACAAAACAAAGGTATAGAGTTTGGTATAACAGCTGATGTGATCGCGACGTCAACATTTGTATGGTCGTTAAACGCAAATATCGCGTATAACAAGAACGAGATCACTTCCTTGGGACAAGAAGATGAATATCCACAGGGTACTTCTATTGTCCGTGTAGGTTTGCCTATAGGATCACACTATGCCGTTGGATATGCAGGGGTAGACCCACAAACAGGAGATCCATTGTACTATAATCGCAATGAAGACACAAAAGAGATGGATGGAACAACAACAAATGTTTTTGATAATGCCGGCCAATCGGTAGCACAGTGGGGTACATCTGTACCGCCAACGACTGGAGGTTTTGGTACTTCCCTTCGCTACAAAGGCTTGTCATTTAGCACCTTATTTGCATTCTTTAAAGATCAGTCTTTGTTCAATAACGAATCATTCTTTTTGGCTAGTACATCAAACTTCAGTGCTTATAATCAACAGACGAGAATGGCTGACGCATGGCAACAACCGGGTGATGTCACAAATATCGCCCGTCTGGGTTCGCAACGTCAATTTAGCTCGTTTGATATCGAAGATGCTTCTTTCCTACGGTTAAGAAACATTACCGTACGTTATGATCTGCCTACTTCCTGGTTTGCTGGAACCAATTATATCAAAGGGGTAGGTATATTTGCGATGGGCCAAAACTTGGCAACTTGGACAAAATGGACCGGTTTCGATCCAGAGAACAGTATCAATATCTATAACTTTAGATATCCAGCTCCAAGAAACTATTCATTCGGTATTGATGTAAGATTTTAA